The Streptomyces sp. NBC_00670 genome window below encodes:
- the proP gene encoding glycine betaine/L-proline transporter ProP, translated as MAAITAPVAPRTRPTPPGVTVTDPALVRRAVKAAALGNAMEWFDFGVYSYIAVTLGKVFFPSGNPTAQLMSTFGAFAAAFLVRPLGGMVFGPLGDRVGRQKVLAVTMIMMAAGTFAIGLIPSYATLGVGAPLLLLAARLVQGFSTGGEYAGASTFIAEYAPDRRRGFFGSWLEFGTLAGYIGGAGLVTVLTALLSDQDLLSWGWRIPFLIAGPMGIVGLYLRLRLEETPAFAAEVDKAERSRERVPLREMITGQWRTLLLCMGLVLVFNVTDYMLLSYMPSYLTSELKYDETHGLLVVLGVMALMMIVQPFAGALSDRVGRRPVIATGCAGFLLLSVPALLLIRQGSLLAIALGMGALGLLLVCFTAAMPAALPALFPTRVRYGSLSIGFNVSVSLFGGTTPLVVTALIGATGNVMMPAYYMMAAAVVGGAAVWFMRESAGRPLPGSKPSVEPSELG; from the coding sequence TTGGCCGCGATCACCGCTCCCGTCGCACCCCGTACCCGTCCGACCCCGCCCGGCGTCACCGTCACGGACCCGGCACTCGTCCGGCGCGCGGTCAAGGCCGCCGCCCTGGGCAATGCGATGGAGTGGTTCGACTTCGGGGTCTACAGCTACATCGCGGTGACCCTCGGCAAGGTGTTCTTCCCCTCCGGGAACCCCACCGCACAGCTCATGTCCACGTTCGGCGCCTTCGCCGCGGCCTTCCTGGTGCGGCCGCTGGGCGGCATGGTCTTCGGCCCGCTCGGCGACCGCGTCGGCCGCCAGAAGGTCCTCGCCGTCACCATGATCATGATGGCGGCGGGCACCTTCGCCATCGGCCTGATCCCGTCGTACGCCACCCTCGGCGTCGGCGCCCCGCTGCTGTTGCTGGCCGCCCGGCTGGTGCAGGGCTTCTCCACCGGCGGCGAGTACGCGGGCGCCTCCACGTTCATCGCCGAGTACGCGCCCGACCGGCGGCGCGGCTTCTTCGGCAGCTGGCTGGAGTTCGGCACGCTCGCCGGGTACATCGGCGGCGCGGGCCTGGTCACGGTGCTGACCGCGCTCCTCTCCGACCAGGACCTGCTCTCCTGGGGCTGGCGGATCCCCTTCCTGATCGCGGGCCCCATGGGCATCGTCGGCCTCTATCTGCGGCTGCGCCTGGAGGAGACCCCGGCGTTCGCGGCGGAGGTCGACAAGGCGGAGCGCAGCCGCGAGCGGGTGCCGCTGCGCGAGATGATCACCGGCCAGTGGCGGACGCTGCTGCTGTGCATGGGCCTGGTGCTGGTCTTCAACGTCACCGACTACATGCTGCTGTCGTACATGCCGAGCTATCTGACCAGCGAACTGAAGTACGACGAGACGCACGGCCTCCTCGTCGTGCTCGGCGTGATGGCCCTCATGATGATCGTCCAGCCGTTCGCGGGCGCGCTGAGCGACCGCGTCGGCCGCCGCCCCGTCATCGCCACCGGCTGCGCGGGCTTCCTGCTCCTCTCCGTCCCGGCGCTGCTCCTGATCCGCCAGGGCAGCCTGCTCGCCATCGCGCTCGGCATGGGCGCGCTGGGCCTGCTCCTGGTCTGCTTCACCGCGGCGATGCCGGCGGCACTCCCCGCCCTCTTCCCCACCCGCGTGCGCTACGGCTCGCTGTCCATCGGCTTCAACGTCTCGGTGTCCCTCTTCGGCGGCACGACCCCCCTGGTCGTCACCGCCCTGATCGGCGCGACGGGCAACGTCATGATGCCCGCGTACTACATGATGGCGGCGGCGGTCGTGGGCGGAGCGGCGGTCTGGTTCATGCGGGAGTCGGCGGGCCGACCGCTGCCGGGTTCGAAGCCGTCGGTGGAGCCGAGCGAGCTGGGGTGA
- a CDS encoding FHA domain-containing protein, with protein MLELTMALVSGADAGATAGMLMADAPSRPESVLRVGRDRTVCRLVTPDDWLFISRVHLEFVYGADGAWRVTWLRGSQPDPSSQVLLTLAGGQSQPVPYGGTAVLPLGGSGELVVLDRTAPRSVNVGFFHEV; from the coding sequence GTGCTCGAACTCACCATGGCCCTGGTCTCCGGGGCGGACGCCGGGGCGACGGCCGGCATGCTGATGGCCGACGCGCCCAGCCGGCCGGAATCCGTACTGCGCGTGGGGCGCGACCGGACCGTGTGCCGGCTCGTCACGCCCGACGACTGGCTGTTCATCTCCCGTGTGCACCTGGAGTTCGTGTACGGGGCGGACGGTGCCTGGCGGGTGACCTGGCTGCGGGGGTCGCAGCCGGATCCGTCGTCGCAGGTGTTGCTGACGTTGGCCGGGGGGCAGTCGCAGCCGGTGCCGTACGGGGGGACGGCGGTTCTGCCGCTCGGCGGCTCGGGGGAGTTGGTCGTCCTGGACCGGACGGCTCCCAGGAGCGTGAACGTGGGGTTCTTTCACGAGGTTTAG
- a CDS encoding J-domain-containing protein, producing the protein MTERKPPGVSFESFVERQIREAEDRGEFDDLPGAGRPSRAVSDTAYDEMWWIKQKLVREGVSVLPPTLALRKEAEDTLAAAYAAPTETVVRRLIDGVNVKIRDVMFKPPPGPPLGLKPYDTDAVVREWRARRAE; encoded by the coding sequence ATGACCGAGCGCAAACCTCCCGGTGTGAGCTTCGAGTCCTTCGTCGAACGGCAGATCCGCGAGGCCGAGGACCGCGGCGAGTTCGACGATCTGCCGGGCGCGGGCCGGCCCTCCCGCGCGGTCTCCGACACCGCGTACGACGAGATGTGGTGGATCAAGCAGAAGCTGGTCCGCGAGGGCGTCTCCGTCCTCCCGCCGACGCTCGCCCTGCGCAAGGAGGCCGAGGACACGCTGGCGGCGGCGTACGCGGCGCCGACGGAGACGGTGGTGCGGCGGCTGATCGACGGCGTCAACGTCAAGATCCGCGACGTCATGTTCAAGCCGCCGCCGGGCCCGCCACTGGGCCTGAAGCCGTACGACACGGACGCGGTGGTCCGTGAATGGCGGGCCCGCCGGGCGGAGTGA
- a CDS encoding MDR family MFS transporter — MAEDALRNGDGTGGVDTGGEGVAAQPSGSVLVSIGALLLGMLLAALDQTIVSTALPTIVSDLGGLEHLSWVVTAYLLASTAATPLWGKLGDQYGRKKLFQTAIAIFLVGSALCGAAQDMGQLIAFRALQGLGGGGLMVLSMAIVGDLVPPRERGRYQGLFGAVFGATSVLGPLLGGLFTQHLSWRWVFYVNLPVGVVALAVIAAVLHIPRRAARHVIDYLGTFLIAAVATCLVLVASLGGTTWGWGSPQIIGLIVLGVVLAGAFVSVERRAAEPVLPLKLFRVRTFTLSAVISFVIGFAMFGAMTYLPTFLQVVRGVSPTMSGVHMLPMVFGLLLSSTVSGQIVSRTGRWKVFPVAGTAVTTIGLLLLHQLDEHSSTAATSAYFFVFGLGLGLVMQVLVLIVQNAVAYEDLGVATSGATFFRSIGASFGVAVFGTVFASRLGDKLAGVLAGRPLPAGVNVDSLKADPRGIAGLPPTLRPAVLHAYASSITDVFLYAAPVAAVAFVLAWFLREDRLRASVTAPDGTETFASNPVQRSSYDEVCRALSLLGSRNGRREIYERITARAGYDLLPAASWLLLRTRKHGWTEPAVLTERSAVPLHVIIEAARQVEERGLAARRGPDLVLTERGAEVAERLAAARRESLAELLGDWWGPDRPTDLNRLVEELTGELCGSDAERPHAAARGAAVVR, encoded by the coding sequence ATGGCCGAGGACGCGCTCCGGAACGGCGACGGTACGGGAGGAGTGGACACGGGGGGTGAGGGTGTCGCCGCCCAGCCGAGCGGCAGCGTCCTCGTCTCCATCGGTGCCCTCCTCCTCGGCATGCTCCTCGCCGCCCTCGACCAGACGATCGTCTCCACCGCCCTGCCCACCATCGTCAGCGACCTCGGCGGCCTGGAGCACCTCTCCTGGGTCGTCACCGCCTATCTCCTCGCCTCCACCGCCGCCACCCCGCTGTGGGGCAAGCTCGGCGACCAGTACGGGCGCAAGAAGCTGTTCCAGACGGCCATCGCGATCTTCCTCGTCGGCTCCGCGCTCTGCGGCGCCGCGCAGGACATGGGCCAGCTCATCGCCTTCCGCGCGCTCCAGGGACTCGGCGGCGGCGGGCTCATGGTGCTGTCCATGGCGATCGTCGGCGACCTCGTGCCGCCCCGCGAACGCGGCCGCTACCAGGGCCTGTTCGGTGCCGTCTTCGGCGCCACCAGCGTGCTCGGACCGCTGCTCGGCGGGCTGTTCACCCAGCACTTGAGCTGGCGCTGGGTCTTCTACGTCAACCTGCCCGTCGGCGTCGTCGCGCTCGCCGTGATCGCCGCCGTCCTGCACATCCCGCGCCGCGCGGCCAGGCACGTCATCGACTACCTCGGCACGTTCCTGATCGCCGCCGTCGCCACCTGCCTGGTCCTCGTCGCCTCCCTCGGCGGCACCACCTGGGGCTGGGGCTCGCCGCAGATCATCGGGCTCATCGTGCTCGGGGTCGTCCTCGCCGGCGCGTTCGTGTCCGTCGAACGCCGGGCCGCCGAACCCGTCCTCCCGCTCAAGCTGTTCCGCGTCCGCACCTTCACGCTCTCCGCCGTCATCAGCTTCGTCATCGGCTTCGCCATGTTCGGCGCGATGACGTACCTCCCGACGTTCCTCCAGGTCGTGCGCGGGGTCTCGCCGACCATGTCCGGCGTGCACATGCTGCCCATGGTGTTCGGACTGCTGCTGTCCTCCACCGTCTCCGGGCAGATCGTCAGCCGTACCGGCCGCTGGAAGGTGTTCCCGGTGGCCGGCACCGCCGTCACCACGATCGGACTGCTCCTGCTGCACCAGCTCGACGAGCACAGCTCCACCGCGGCGACCAGCGCGTACTTCTTCGTCTTCGGGCTCGGTCTCGGCCTGGTCATGCAGGTCCTCGTGCTGATCGTGCAGAACGCGGTGGCCTACGAGGACCTGGGCGTCGCCACGTCCGGGGCGACGTTCTTCCGCTCCATCGGCGCGTCCTTCGGCGTCGCCGTCTTCGGCACGGTCTTCGCGAGCCGGCTCGGCGACAAGCTCGCCGGCGTCCTCGCCGGGCGCCCCCTGCCGGCGGGCGTGAACGTGGACAGCCTCAAGGCCGACCCGCGCGGCATCGCCGGGCTGCCGCCGACGCTGCGGCCCGCCGTGCTGCACGCCTACGCGTCCTCCATCACCGACGTCTTCCTCTACGCGGCGCCCGTCGCCGCCGTCGCCTTCGTGCTCGCCTGGTTCCTGCGCGAGGACCGGCTGCGGGCGTCCGTGACGGCGCCGGACGGCACGGAGACCTTCGCCAGCAACCCGGTGCAGCGCTCGTCCTACGACGAGGTCTGCCGCGCGCTGTCGCTGCTCGGCTCCCGCAACGGGCGGCGGGAGATCTACGAGCGGATCACCGCGCGCGCCGGGTACGACCTGCTGCCGGCGGCGAGCTGGCTGCTGCTGCGGACGCGGAAGCACGGCTGGACGGAACCGGCCGTGCTGACCGAGCGCAGCGCGGTGCCGCTGCACGTGATCATCGAAGCGGCGCGGCAGGTGGAGGAGCGGGGGCTGGCCGCGCGGCGGGGGCCCGACCTGGTGCTCACGGAGCGGGGCGCGGAGGTCGCGGAGCGGCTGGCCGCGGCGCGGCGGGAGTCGCTGGCGGAGCTGCTGGGGGACTGGTGGGGGCCGGACCGGCCGACGGATCTGAACCGGTTGGTGGAGGAGCTGACGGGGGAGTTGTGCGGGTCGGACGCGGAGCGGCCGCACGCGGCGGCACGGGGCGCTGCCGTCGTGCGGTGA
- a CDS encoding peptidoglycan-binding domain-containing protein: MSGTNEQACPECAAPRDPDGSPTCTCTQRTADALRETRTAEAAAAEDFDPLRIRPYVAGHGNEAPGDATPGGPGGGAPSGAGAEPRNHHPAQEPGTLDDLPLVTSSGVEGAEPLVVDGGPPGSSEAESLGEGRGGGGEKPSRAPRRTVVLAAGGAVVAVLTATALATGLFTYGKPERNDALPDEVRPSVPAGSATPTATGPTGTSSASAGTGSPSPSDTASASATASAGRTASSSPSPTASRTSKDTQATADATHSTNPAPGGDAHEDPPVLRNGDEGPEVEELQLRLRQRLFYLGSADGEYDDDLETAVANYQRTRGITDDPRGVYGKTTRTRLEAETDEP; encoded by the coding sequence GTGAGCGGAACGAACGAACAGGCGTGCCCGGAGTGCGCGGCACCACGCGACCCCGACGGCTCGCCGACGTGCACCTGCACCCAGCGCACGGCCGACGCCCTCCGCGAAACCCGCACGGCGGAAGCGGCGGCGGCAGAGGACTTCGACCCCCTGCGCATACGCCCGTACGTGGCAGGCCACGGCAACGAAGCCCCGGGCGACGCCACCCCCGGGGGCCCAGGGGGCGGAGCCCCCTCGGGAGCCGGGGCGGAGCCCCGGAACCACCACCCCGCGCAGGAACCCGGCACCTTGGACGACCTCCCCCTCGTCACCTCCTCCGGGGTCGAAGGGGCGGAGCCCCTGGTGGTCGATGGGGGTCCCCCCGGCTCGAGCGAAGCCGAGAGCTTGGGGGAGGGGAGGGGCGGCGGGGGCGAGAAACCCTCCCGCGCCCCCCGCCGTACCGTCGTCCTCGCCGCCGGCGGCGCCGTCGTCGCCGTCCTGACCGCCACCGCCCTCGCCACCGGCCTCTTCACCTACGGCAAACCCGAACGCAACGACGCCCTCCCCGACGAGGTCCGCCCCAGCGTCCCGGCCGGCTCGGCCACCCCCACCGCGACCGGCCCGACGGGCACGTCGTCCGCGTCGGCGGGGACGGGCAGCCCGTCCCCCAGCGACACCGCCTCCGCCTCGGCCACCGCCTCCGCCGGCCGCACGGCCTCCTCGTCCCCCTCCCCCACCGCCAGCCGCACCTCGAAGGACACACAGGCGACCGCGGACGCCACCCATTCCACGAACCCCGCCCCCGGCGGCGACGCCCACGAAGACCCCCCGGTCCTGCGGAACGGCGACGAGGGCCCGGAGGTCGAGGAGCTCCAGCTCCGCCTCCGCCAGCGACTGTTCTACCTGGGCAGCGCGGACGGCGAGTACGACGACGACCTCGAGACGGCCGTCGCGAACTACCAGCGGACCAGGGGCATCACGGACGACCCCCGCGGCGTCTACGGCAAGACCACCCGCACCCGCCTGGAAGCGGAGACGGACGAACCGTAG
- a CDS encoding HAD-IA family hydrolase, with the protein MPMTATTVLTARALLLDMDGTLVNSDAAVERVWRRWADRHGLDGDEVLKVVHGRQGYASMALLLPGRPMEQNLAENARMLAEETADTEGVVEVPGAADFLASLAGVPHALVTSADVALSTARMAAAGLALPAVRITAESVGASKPDPEGFLKGAAELGVAPEDCVVFEDSGAGVAAGRAAGMRVVGVGARAGLHRPDAVVRDLRRVRVEVLEGGAGVRLHVG; encoded by the coding sequence ATGCCGATGACGGCCACCACCGTTCTCACCGCACGGGCCCTCCTGCTGGACATGGACGGCACCCTCGTCAACTCCGACGCCGCCGTCGAGCGCGTCTGGCGGCGCTGGGCCGACCGGCACGGGCTGGACGGCGACGAGGTGCTGAAGGTCGTGCACGGCCGCCAGGGCTACGCCTCCATGGCCCTGCTGCTGCCCGGCCGGCCGATGGAGCAGAACCTCGCCGAGAACGCGCGGATGCTGGCGGAGGAGACCGCCGACACCGAGGGCGTGGTCGAGGTGCCCGGCGCGGCGGACTTCCTCGCCTCCCTGGCCGGGGTCCCGCACGCGCTGGTGACCTCGGCGGACGTGGCGCTGTCCACCGCCCGGATGGCGGCGGCGGGGCTCGCGCTGCCGGCGGTGCGGATCACGGCGGAGTCCGTGGGCGCGAGCAAGCCGGACCCCGAGGGGTTCCTGAAGGGAGCGGCGGAACTGGGCGTCGCGCCCGAGGACTGCGTGGTCTTCGAGGACTCCGGTGCGGGGGTCGCGGCGGGGCGCGCCGCGGGGATGCGGGTCGTGGGGGTCGGGGCGCGGGCGGGGTTGCACCGGCCGGATGCGGTGGTGCGGGATCTGCGGCGGGTGCGGGTCGAGGTGCTGGAGGGCGGGGCGGGCGTGCGGTTGCACGTGGGGTGA
- a CDS encoding TMEM165/GDT1 family protein: MISPTVTALVFGVVFLAELPDKTALAGLVLGTRYRASYVFAGVAAAFTLHVVLAVAAGSVLTLLPHQLVQALTGVLFLGGAAVLLLKKDDGEEEIRRPEDQSFWKVAGAGFMLILVAEFGDLTQIMTANLAARYDDPLSVGLGAVLALWAVAGLGIVGGRALMRKVPLTLITRIAAVLMVGLGVWSLYEAIAG; encoded by the coding sequence GTGATCAGCCCGACCGTGACGGCGCTCGTCTTCGGCGTCGTCTTCCTCGCCGAACTGCCGGACAAGACGGCCCTGGCCGGCCTCGTCCTCGGCACCCGTTACCGCGCCTCGTACGTCTTCGCCGGCGTCGCCGCGGCCTTCACCCTGCACGTCGTGCTCGCCGTCGCGGCGGGCAGCGTGCTCACGCTGCTGCCGCACCAGCTGGTGCAGGCGCTCACCGGCGTGCTCTTCCTCGGCGGCGCGGCCGTGCTGCTGCTGAAGAAGGACGACGGCGAGGAGGAGATCCGCCGGCCCGAGGACCAGAGCTTCTGGAAGGTGGCCGGGGCGGGCTTCATGCTCATCCTGGTCGCCGAGTTCGGCGACCTGACCCAGATCATGACCGCCAACCTCGCCGCCCGCTACGACGACCCGCTCTCCGTCGGCCTCGGCGCGGTGCTTGCGTTGTGGGCGGTGGCCGGGCTCGGCATCGTGGGCGGCAGGGCGCTGATGCGGAAGGTGCCGTTGACGCTGATCACGAGGATCGCGGCGGTGCTGATGGTGGGGCTCGGGGTGTGGAGCCTGTACGAGGCGATCGCGGGGTAG
- a CDS encoding DUF4232 domain-containing protein, with amino-acid sequence MRSLLASRAARIALTAVAAVGLATTAAATANAGTAHTAAKHTTRACVTDDLVFTTNFESQAGGYILVTAKALPGVKCHLDGVFPSASFGSSPDTAVSPAEQAVSEGVTLSGAKAAYAGINPKTTNNDNGIEFDQLSLSVAGDEYNSVGLSLPDSVLVDQPIATNWHAKAADAVPFAD; translated from the coding sequence ATGCGTTCGCTCCTCGCCTCCCGCGCCGCCCGTATCGCCCTCACCGCGGTCGCCGCCGTCGGACTCGCCACCACCGCGGCCGCCACGGCCAACGCCGGCACCGCCCACACCGCCGCCAAGCACACCACCCGTGCCTGCGTCACCGACGACCTCGTCTTCACCACCAACTTCGAGTCGCAGGCGGGTGGTTACATCCTCGTCACCGCCAAGGCGCTGCCCGGCGTCAAGTGCCACCTGGACGGTGTGTTCCCCTCCGCGTCCTTCGGCTCCAGCCCCGACACCGCGGTCTCCCCCGCCGAGCAGGCCGTCAGCGAGGGCGTCACCCTCTCCGGCGCCAAGGCGGCGTACGCCGGCATCAACCCCAAGACCACCAACAACGACAACGGCATCGAGTTCGACCAGCTCAGCCTCTCGGTCGCCGGTGACGAGTACAACAGCGTCGGCCTCTCGCTCCCCGACAGCGTCCTCGTCGACCAGCCCATCGCCACCAACTGGCACGCCAAGGCCGCCGACGCCGTGCCGTTCGCCGACTGA